The stretch of DNA CATTTGGTTAGTGTATAAAATTTCTACCAAAAACGGACAAACCAATATTTCGTTACTTTTGCTTTCGGGTGTTGCCATTTCTGCGCTTTGCGGTGCTGGTACAGGTTTACTCACCTATTTATCTACAGAAGAAGAACTAAGAAACCTTACATTTTGGACTCTCGGAAGTTTAGCAGCGGCTAATTGGTACTCGATCGCAATTCTGAGTACAATTCTATTTTTCAGCTTTCTATTTCTCCTATCAAAAGGCAAAACCCTAAATACAATGCTATTAGGAGAAAAAAATGCGACACACATTGGGATTGATATCGAGCAGTCTAAAAAACAAATTATCTTATTTTCTGCTTTGATTGTCGGAAGCATTGTATCTTTCACCGGTACAATAGGATTTGTTGGTTTAATAATTCCGTACATTTTACGCCTAATATTTCATTCTAATTTCACCTATATGCTACCGTTATCTGCAATCTTAGGAGCATCTCTGGTGATTATTGCCGACACATTGAGTAGAACAATTGTAGCACCAGCCGAGATACCGATTGGGATTTTAACCTCGTTGATGGGAGCGCCCGTTTTTATTTCTATATTGATACAATACAAAAAAAGCTTATCATGATTCGTGCAGAACAAATACGTTTTCCCTCCAAAACAGCTGTCATTCTAAAGAATATAAAATTCCGTGCAGAAAAGGGGAAATTTATTGCGATTATCGGACCGAATGGCGCAGGCAAAAGTTCTTTATTGAATTATTTAGCAAATGAAATCGATCCGAAGATAAACCGTACGTGTTTCAAAGGAAAAAACTACCGAGAATGGTGCCGAAAAGAATTGGCGTGCCAAAAAGCAAAAT from Weeksella virosa DSM 16922 encodes:
- a CDS encoding FecCD family ABC transporter permease is translated as MQKKLRFYIFSFGLFTILISITALFIGVYQFNTPITEHFKNIILMKKITDESDAYVLFDLRLPRILMAILVGSGLAVTGTCLQGIFKNPLASPDLIGITSGSILFAAITIVLGHHLYAFLPKFVHYFLLSIMAFIGALLTIWLVYKISTKNGQTNISLLLLSGVAISALCGAGTGLLTYLSTEEELRNLTFWTLGSLAAANWYSIAILSTILFFSFLFLLSKGKTLNTMLLGEKNATHIGIDIEQSKKQIILFSALIVGSIVSFTGTIGFVGLIIPYILRLIFHSNFTYMLPLSAILGASLVIIADTLSRTIVAPAEIPIGILTSLMGAPVFISILIQYKKSLS